One window of Verrucomicrobiota bacterium genomic DNA carries:
- a CDS encoding SMP-30/gluconolactonase/LRE family protein gives MNQATSAFSRISRVIGALVALSLINLPIAISAADAGSTSQTLIAPGATLKKLGDGYAFTEGPATDREGHVYFTDQPNDRIVRWDANTSEFSDWLKPAGRANGTYFTKNGHLLVCADEKNELWSIAPDKTVTVLIKDFGGKLLNGPNDLWVRPDGGLYFTDPLYKRPYWQRDPSAQQDGQHVYFVSADRKNIKRVATDLRQPNGIIGTPDGKTLYVADIGARKTYSYAITPSGELEAKRLFCELGSDGMTLDLDGNLYLTGRGVTIFDPKGKQIENIPVPEGWTANVTFGGKDRDMLFITASKGVYGLKMRVKGAQ, from the coding sequence ATGAACCAGGCCACCTCTGCCTTTTCCAGGATCTCTCGAGTCATCGGTGCTTTAGTCGCTCTCAGCCTCATTAACCTGCCGATCGCAATTTCTGCGGCGGACGCAGGCTCGACTTCGCAGACGCTGATCGCGCCGGGGGCAACGCTCAAGAAGTTGGGGGACGGCTATGCTTTTACTGAAGGCCCGGCAACTGACCGCGAGGGCCACGTTTACTTCACGGATCAACCCAACGACCGCATCGTTCGCTGGGATGCCAACACAAGCGAGTTTTCCGATTGGCTCAAGCCGGCCGGCCGGGCCAACGGCACCTACTTCACCAAGAACGGACACCTGCTCGTCTGTGCCGATGAAAAGAACGAGCTGTGGTCCATCGCACCCGACAAGACGGTCACTGTCCTGATCAAGGACTTCGGGGGAAAACTGCTGAACGGACCAAATGACCTGTGGGTTCGTCCGGATGGCGGTCTCTACTTCACCGACCCGCTCTACAAACGTCCCTACTGGCAACGCGATCCCAGTGCTCAGCAGGACGGTCAGCATGTCTACTTCGTCTCCGCCGATCGCAAGAACATCAAACGCGTCGCGACTGACCTGCGGCAACCCAACGGGATAATCGGTACCCCAGACGGCAAGACGCTCTACGTGGCGGACATCGGCGCCCGCAAAACGTATTCGTATGCGATCACGCCGAGCGGTGAGCTGGAGGCGAAACGCCTCTTCTGCGAACTCGGATCTGATGGCATGACCCTCGATCTCGACGGAAACCTTTATCTCACGGGCCGCGGCGTCACCATCTTCGATCCGAAGGGCAAACAGATCGAGAACATCCCCGTCCCGGAAGGGTGGACCGCCAACGTCACATTCGGTGGGAAGGATCGCGACATGCTTTTCATCACCGCCAGCAAAGGCGTCTACGGTCTCAAGATGCGAGTGAAGGGTGCCCAGTAA